A window of Paraburkholderia bryophila contains these coding sequences:
- a CDS encoding hybrid sensor histidine kinase/response regulator encodes MQRAERVAVDFPMPSRNFAATRRMLLIVLAVSILFPLACLAGYGYFDYQRRIADSNDMIDRLARVTEEQAVKVMDLNQQMASRIIDLLGNEDDAQVRAHDAQLHDRLREIGGDFPQVSSIYLLGAKGDLLVSSLAYPAPTLSNAQRDDFIAARAMRPQPYFSLPIFGPVSRTHVFTTSIGRSGVDGQFLGEVSVALRNDYFLRFYRELTNGDSSLALGLYRQDGNLLVRYPEWPPGSKPTSQSAFTEALRDKQLFGHVRLHSTVDGVERLLAFRRVGDYPLYVMSAYATESIGVAWRQHFVMIAAFTAVPCIAIWLLVFYSLRQLEGERRAWERWQGEVAMRLSAEAASRQLQRMGALGNLVANVAHDFNNLLMVVAANIELARLKRYNNLEKEVLAVERATATAESLTRRLLSVARKQPLKQEAVDLANWLPAAAPLIDAALGDNVELALNMVDNVWQVLADSTDLEFAIMNLAVNARDAMPRGGRFVIRCQNNRLVGSDTLLPDGEYVLIACSDDGEGMPEAVVRRAFEPLFTTKLRGSGSGLGLAQVLSMCEQAGGTAKIESVPGSGTTVRLYLPRHRERQAAAVTNLETVRQPVPASAGVVLLVEDNEDVAAGVAAVLETFGCEVRHEPTADLALDVLTGGARFELVLSDIQMPGKLNGIDLAEKVRSAWPSQKIALMTGYADELERARRLGVAILAKPFNIDELHALVVCEP; translated from the coding sequence GTGCAGCGTGCGGAGCGAGTCGCAGTCGATTTCCCGATGCCGTCGCGAAACTTCGCGGCCACGCGGCGCATGCTGCTGATCGTGCTCGCGGTGTCGATTCTGTTTCCGCTGGCGTGCCTGGCGGGTTACGGCTACTTCGATTACCAGCGCCGCATTGCCGATTCGAACGACATGATCGACCGGCTCGCGCGCGTGACCGAGGAACAGGCCGTCAAGGTGATGGACCTCAACCAGCAGATGGCGTCGCGCATTATCGATTTACTGGGCAATGAAGACGACGCGCAAGTCCGCGCGCATGACGCGCAGTTGCACGACCGGCTGCGCGAAATCGGCGGCGACTTTCCACAGGTGTCGTCCATCTATCTGCTCGGCGCGAAAGGCGATCTGCTGGTGTCGAGTCTCGCGTATCCCGCGCCGACCCTGTCGAACGCGCAGCGCGACGACTTTATCGCGGCCAGGGCCATGCGTCCGCAACCGTATTTCTCGTTGCCGATCTTCGGGCCTGTGTCGCGCACCCATGTTTTCACCACCTCGATCGGCCGCTCCGGTGTGGATGGTCAGTTCCTCGGCGAAGTGTCCGTCGCGCTGCGCAACGACTACTTTTTACGCTTCTACCGTGAACTGACTAACGGCGATTCGTCGCTGGCGTTGGGCCTGTATCGCCAGGACGGCAATCTGCTGGTGCGCTACCCCGAATGGCCGCCGGGTTCCAAGCCCACCTCGCAGAGCGCCTTCACCGAAGCCTTGCGCGACAAACAACTGTTCGGCCATGTGCGCCTGCATTCAACCGTAGATGGCGTGGAGCGACTGCTGGCGTTTCGCCGCGTCGGCGACTATCCGCTATATGTAATGAGCGCGTATGCGACCGAGTCGATCGGCGTCGCGTGGCGTCAGCATTTCGTCATGATCGCCGCGTTCACCGCGGTGCCGTGCATCGCAATCTGGCTGCTGGTGTTTTACTCGCTGCGCCAACTCGAAGGCGAGCGCCGCGCGTGGGAGCGCTGGCAGGGCGAAGTCGCCATGCGGCTGTCCGCTGAAGCAGCGAGCCGCCAGTTGCAGCGCATGGGCGCGCTCGGCAATCTGGTCGCCAACGTCGCGCATGACTTCAACAACCTGCTGATGGTGGTCGCGGCCAATATCGAACTGGCGCGCCTCAAGCGCTACAACAACCTCGAAAAAGAAGTGCTCGCGGTCGAGCGTGCCACCGCCACCGCCGAATCGTTGACGCGGCGTCTGTTGAGCGTGGCGCGCAAACAGCCGCTCAAGCAGGAGGCGGTCGATCTGGCGAACTGGCTGCCCGCCGCCGCGCCGCTGATCGACGCGGCGCTCGGCGACAACGTGGAACTCGCGCTGAACATGGTCGACAACGTCTGGCAGGTGCTGGCCGATTCAACGGACCTCGAATTCGCGATCATGAACCTCGCGGTCAACGCGCGCGATGCGATGCCGCGCGGCGGCCGCTTCGTGATTCGTTGCCAGAACAACCGGCTGGTGGGTAGCGATACCTTGCTGCCCGACGGCGAATACGTGCTGATTGCCTGTTCCGACGACGGCGAGGGCATGCCCGAAGCCGTCGTGCGGCGCGCCTTCGAGCCGCTGTTCACCACCAAGCTACGCGGCTCGGGCAGCGGTCTCGGTCTCGCGCAGGTGCTGTCCATGTGCGAACAGGCCGGCGGTACCGCGAAAATCGAAAGCGTGCCGGGCAGCGGCACGACGGTCAGGCTGTACTTGCCGCGTCACCGCGAACGGCAGGCCGCCGCCGTTACGAACCTCGAAACGGTTCGCCAGCCGGTGCCGGCTTCGGCGGGCGTGGTGCTGCTGGTGGAGGACAACGAAGACGTCGCGGCGGGCGTGGCAGCCGTGCTGGAAACCTTCGGCTGCGAGGTACGGCACGAACCGACCGCCGACCTGGCGCTCGACGTGCTGACGGGCGGCGCGCGCTTCGAGCTCGTGCTGTCCGATATCCAGATGCCCGGGAAACTCAACGGCATCGACCTCGCGGAGAAAGTCCGCAGCGCATGGCCGTCGCAGAAGATCGCGCTGATGACCGGCTACGCCGACGAGCTCGAGCGCGCGCGGCGCCTCGGCGTCGCGATTCTCGCGAAGCCGTTCAACATCGACGAATTGCACGCGCTGGTGGTCTGCGAACCGTAA
- a CDS encoding FAD-dependent oxidoreductase: MSTTARRVAQLSQLRADRAERVEVDGEKILLVRDGHTVRAYSADCPHAGAPLEEGALRNGKIICPWHKAAFDVATGDVLEPCALIALDRYPVIVTGDDVMLTPEKLPRPIHKASSRDPHYVIIGAGAAGAAACAALRDGGFAGRLTMIGAEPHAPYDRTALSKFVPSGEMAPADVPPLLSPDWYAQHDVERLVATVARLDVPKRTIHFESGGELSYDTALLATGSTPTLPDIPGRELGGVQVLRTLDDAAALVDAFGDDPSQVRVAIIGGGFIGLETASALRTRNVQVTVIAPDSVPFAKQFGERAGAMIRDLHERHGVVFRLGAKVASLEGEEGNVHEVMLEGGEHVAADLVLLGTGVAPATGFVEGLPLQKDGGVIVNAGMQAAPGLYAAGDIAAFPLVEDREPLRIEHWRLAQQHARIAAQNMCGARLRYRGVPFFWTYHFGKNFEYLGHASEWDEFVVHGELESQQFIALYVKDGQVAAVLACEHEAHTARLIDAMRGGLSRADALAIIEEVDSSKETPQ; the protein is encoded by the coding sequence ATGTCCACCACTGCCCGACGCGTCGCCCAGCTCTCGCAACTGCGTGCGGATCGTGCTGAACGCGTAGAGGTGGACGGCGAGAAAATTCTGCTGGTGCGCGACGGCCATACCGTCCGCGCCTATTCCGCCGATTGCCCGCATGCCGGCGCGCCACTGGAAGAAGGCGCGCTGCGCAATGGAAAAATCATTTGCCCGTGGCACAAGGCCGCGTTCGATGTCGCCACCGGCGACGTGCTCGAACCTTGCGCGCTGATCGCGCTCGACCGTTACCCCGTGATCGTGACCGGCGACGACGTGATGCTCACGCCCGAAAAACTTCCGCGCCCGATCCACAAGGCATCGTCGCGCGATCCGCATTACGTGATCATCGGCGCGGGCGCGGCGGGCGCCGCCGCTTGCGCAGCATTACGCGACGGCGGTTTTGCGGGCCGGCTCACGATGATCGGCGCCGAACCGCACGCACCTTACGATCGCACTGCACTCAGCAAATTCGTGCCGTCCGGTGAAATGGCGCCGGCCGATGTGCCGCCGCTGCTGTCGCCCGACTGGTACGCGCAACACGACGTGGAACGGCTCGTCGCGACAGTCGCGCGCCTCGACGTGCCGAAGCGCACGATCCATTTTGAAAGCGGCGGCGAACTGAGTTACGACACCGCGCTGCTCGCCACCGGCAGCACGCCGACACTACCCGATATCCCCGGCCGCGAGCTCGGCGGCGTGCAGGTACTGCGCACGCTCGACGACGCCGCCGCGCTGGTCGACGCGTTCGGCGACGACCCGTCGCAAGTGCGGGTCGCGATTATCGGCGGCGGCTTTATCGGTCTGGAAACGGCCTCCGCGTTGCGCACGCGTAATGTGCAGGTCACCGTGATCGCACCGGACAGCGTGCCGTTCGCGAAGCAGTTCGGCGAACGCGCCGGCGCGATGATCCGCGATTTGCATGAGCGTCATGGCGTGGTGTTCCGGCTCGGCGCAAAGGTTGCCTCGCTCGAAGGCGAAGAAGGCAACGTGCATGAAGTGATGCTCGAAGGCGGCGAACACGTGGCCGCCGATCTCGTGTTGCTAGGCACGGGCGTCGCACCGGCTACCGGTTTTGTCGAAGGATTGCCGTTGCAGAAAGACGGCGGCGTGATCGTCAATGCTGGCATGCAGGCCGCGCCCGGACTCTATGCGGCCGGCGATATCGCGGCGTTTCCGCTGGTCGAGGACCGCGAGCCGTTGCGTATCGAACATTGGCGGCTCGCGCAGCAGCACGCGCGGATCGCGGCGCAAAACATGTGCGGTGCGCGGCTTCGTTATCGCGGCGTGCCGTTTTTCTGGACCTATCACTTCGGCAAAAACTTTGAATACCTCGGCCATGCGAGCGAGTGGGACGAGTTCGTCGTCCATGGCGAGTTGGAAAGCCAGCAATTCATCGCGCTGTATGTGAAGGATGGGCAGGTTGCCGCCGTACTTGCCTGCGAGCATGAAGCGCACACCGCGCGTCTGATCGATGCGATGCGCGGCGGTCTGTCGCGCGCGGACGCGTTGGCGATTATCGAAGAAGTCGATTCTTCGAAGGAGACGCCGCAATGA
- a CDS encoding AI-2E family transporter has product MKDLPDPRGVRPATRIQAPPAAFGIDSLIALAVGMAVVACLYFASAVLIPITLAILLSFLVAPLVDALACLRLGHVASVFAAVLVSVSVIGLLGTLIATQLSDLAAGMPRYQATIQHKMETVHSVTIGKLDRFAGAAGQALQRVTSDPLPAEPPRGSASPGTAHAPAAVPVEVREPMPTPFELARRVLSPAISPLETAFIVFVVMIVILLQRDDLRDRAIRLFGSRDLHRTTTVMDEAAGRLSRYFVSQLGVNAGVGVVIGTGLFLIGVPSPILWGILAALLRLVPYVGIWISATLATALAAAVSPGWAMAIGSLALFATVELLVGQVVEPLLYGHSTGLSPFSVVVAAIFWSWIWGPIGLILSTPLTLCLLVLGRHVRRLEFLDVLLGDQPALTPIENFYQRALAGDPDEAIEQAEILLRDRSLSTYYDEVAIKGLQLAANDVERGSVTAAQLARIESTTNDLVDGLDGYEDEQPAQPVVEEAWSAISPVVPPNDPETADAASVEAEVDRGDGVQGNVARRVEPLKMQGVSIGNVATDKPLANTFEVPAKSPSGRESSTSQPARDRVLCLPGRGPLDPLAATILLQLLGKHGFVSRTLPHDAASRAAIERLDADDVDTVCLLYLQIDGIPSHLRYLVRRLRARLPHVHIVVGLWGAQDTGKWSADLQSALGAECYASSLREMLAACRRIESANEEEALAVVNA; this is encoded by the coding sequence ATGAAAGACCTACCCGACCCACGCGGCGTGCGGCCCGCCACCCGGATTCAGGCGCCGCCCGCCGCCTTCGGCATCGACAGCCTGATCGCGCTCGCGGTCGGCATGGCGGTGGTCGCCTGTCTGTACTTCGCGAGCGCGGTGCTGATTCCGATCACGCTCGCGATTCTGCTCAGCTTTCTGGTCGCGCCGCTGGTCGATGCGCTGGCGTGTCTGCGGCTGGGACATGTCGCGTCCGTCTTCGCCGCGGTGCTGGTGTCGGTCTCGGTGATCGGCCTGCTCGGCACGTTGATCGCCACCCAGTTGAGCGATCTGGCGGCCGGCATGCCGCGCTATCAGGCGACCATCCAGCACAAGATGGAAACCGTGCACAGCGTGACGATCGGCAAGCTCGACCGTTTTGCGGGCGCGGCCGGCCAGGCCCTGCAACGCGTGACCAGCGATCCGCTGCCAGCGGAACCGCCGCGCGGCAGCGCATCGCCCGGCACGGCGCACGCGCCGGCCGCCGTGCCCGTCGAAGTGCGCGAGCCGATGCCGACGCCGTTCGAACTGGCGCGCCGGGTGTTGTCGCCCGCGATCAGTCCGCTTGAAACGGCGTTCATCGTGTTCGTCGTGATGATCGTGATCCTGTTGCAGCGTGACGATCTGCGCGACCGCGCGATCAGGCTGTTCGGCTCGCGTGATTTGCATCGCACGACGACGGTGATGGATGAAGCCGCCGGGCGCCTAAGCCGCTATTTCGTTTCGCAATTGGGGGTGAACGCGGGCGTCGGGGTGGTGATCGGTACCGGGCTGTTTCTGATCGGCGTGCCGAGTCCGATTCTGTGGGGCATTCTCGCCGCGTTGCTGCGGCTCGTGCCGTATGTCGGCATCTGGATTTCGGCGACGCTGGCCACCGCGCTCGCCGCCGCGGTCAGTCCCGGCTGGGCGATGGCGATCGGCTCGCTGGCGCTGTTCGCGACCGTCGAGCTGCTGGTCGGGCAGGTGGTCGAGCCGCTGCTGTACGGACATAGCACCGGACTCTCGCCGTTTTCCGTGGTGGTCGCGGCCATTTTCTGGAGCTGGATCTGGGGGCCGATAGGACTGATCCTGTCGACGCCGCTCACCTTGTGTCTGCTCGTGCTCGGTCGTCATGTGCGGCGTCTGGAGTTTCTCGACGTGCTGCTCGGCGATCAGCCGGCGCTGACACCCATCGAGAATTTTTACCAGCGTGCGCTCGCGGGCGATCCGGACGAGGCGATCGAACAGGCCGAGATTCTGTTGCGGGACCGGTCGTTGTCGACGTACTACGACGAGGTGGCGATCAAGGGCTTGCAGCTCGCGGCCAACGACGTGGAACGCGGCAGCGTGACAGCGGCGCAACTCGCGCGGATCGAATCGACGACCAACGATCTGGTGGACGGCCTCGACGGTTACGAAGACGAACAGCCTGCGCAGCCGGTGGTGGAGGAGGCATGGAGCGCGATAAGTCCAGTCGTGCCGCCGAACGATCCGGAGACCGCCGACGCAGCGTCCGTCGAAGCTGAGGTGGACCGGGGCGACGGCGTGCAAGGCAACGTGGCGCGGCGAGTCGAGCCGCTGAAGATGCAAGGGGTCTCCATCGGCAATGTGGCAACGGACAAGCCGCTCGCCAATACCTTCGAGGTGCCGGCAAAGTCTCCCTCCGGACGCGAAAGCAGCACCTCTCAGCCAGCGCGAGACCGTGTGCTATGCCTACCCGGTCGCGGGCCACTCGATCCGCTCGCGGCCACGATTCTGTTGCAGCTACTCGGCAAGCACGGTTTCGTCTCGCGGACCTTGCCGCACGACGCCGCGTCGCGGGCCGCGATAGAACGGCTCGACGCGGACGACGTCGATACCGTTTGCCTTCTCTACCTGCAGATCGACGGCATTCCGTCGCATTTGCGCTATCTGGTCAGGCGGCTTCGCGCGAGGCTGCCGCATGTGCATATCGTCGTCGGCTTGTGGGGCGCTCAGGATACGGGCAAGTGGAGTGCCGATCTGCAAAGCGCCCTGGGCGCGGAGTGTTACGCGAGTTCGTTGCGGGAAATGCTGGCCGCGTGCCGGCGTATTGAAAGCGCGAACGAAGAGGAGGCGCTGGCGGTGGTGAATGCCTAA
- a CDS encoding DUF2934 domain-containing protein: protein MEQEPSSLEEQIRERAYYLWEQATGAKGPPDEYWEQARAEVEQNTPQGKSKPVAGHGDEGVEEPPSKQSAKEAAKEPAK, encoded by the coding sequence ATGGAACAGGAACCCAGCTCTCTAGAGGAGCAGATTCGCGAGCGCGCCTATTACTTGTGGGAGCAAGCCACCGGCGCGAAAGGCCCGCCTGACGAGTATTGGGAACAGGCGCGTGCCGAAGTGGAACAGAACACGCCGCAGGGCAAGAGTAAGCCGGTCGCGGGACACGGCGATGAAGGCGTGGAAGAACCGCCCAGCAAACAATCCGCCAAAGAGGCGGCCAAGGAGCCCGCCAAGTAG
- the glgX gene encoding glycogen debranching protein GlgX produces the protein MSSQANFSTRIAEGTPFPLGATWNGSGVNFALFSAHATKVELCLFDDTGTDEIERIELPEYTDEVWHVFVPGLKPGAIYGYRVHGPYEPEQGHRFNPNKLLLDPYAKAHIGELKWAPEIFGYTLGSEEGDLSFDERDSAPFVPKCKVVDANFSWSHPERNALPWERVIFYETHVRGFTKRHPDVPEALRGTFAGLGQQPVLDYIRNLGATSIELMPIQTFVNDSYLLDKGLTNYWGYNTIGFFAADPRFFASSADSVAEFKEMVDRIHNNNLEVILDVVYNHTAEGNENGPTISFKGIDNASYYRLMPDEPRYYINDTGTGNTLNLSHPRVLQMVTDSLRYWVTEMKVDGFRFDLATILGRETHGFDEGGGFLDSCRQDPVLSSVRLIAEPWDCGPGGYQVGGFPPGWAEWNDRFRDTVREYWKGDEGKVADLATRLTGSGDKFNHRGRRPWASVNFVAAHDGFTLNDLVSYNDKHNEANGEDNKDGHSDNKSWNMGAEGPTDDAEIRQQRERQKRNLLATLLLSQGTPMILAGDEFGRTQQGNNNAYCQDNEISWVDWEAIDDDGRALTEFVKNLTTLRHRLPVLRRGRFLSGEFNEALEVTDARWLSPDGTDLSQEQWDDPSMRCFGLVIDGRAQASGIRRPASDATLMLVLNAHHDVVNFTLPDIPEGDQWTCLLDTNMPVRAELPQFSAGDAYQVTARSLLLFALEAPSRATQRVFDRLEEQLTTDESETPNAASMDRRSARP, from the coding sequence ATGTCATCCCAGGCCAACTTCTCGACGCGCATTGCCGAAGGCACGCCGTTCCCACTCGGCGCGACATGGAATGGCAGCGGTGTGAACTTTGCGCTGTTCTCGGCGCACGCCACCAAGGTCGAACTGTGTCTGTTCGACGACACCGGCACGGACGAAATCGAACGCATCGAACTGCCCGAATATACCGACGAGGTGTGGCATGTCTTCGTGCCCGGACTCAAGCCCGGCGCGATCTACGGTTACCGCGTGCACGGCCCTTACGAACCGGAACAGGGCCACCGTTTCAATCCGAACAAACTGCTGCTCGATCCGTATGCCAAGGCGCATATCGGCGAACTCAAATGGGCGCCGGAAATCTTCGGCTATACGCTCGGTTCGGAAGAGGGCGATCTATCGTTCGACGAACGCGACAGCGCGCCGTTCGTGCCGAAGTGCAAGGTGGTCGACGCTAATTTCTCCTGGAGCCACCCGGAACGCAACGCGTTGCCGTGGGAGCGCGTGATCTTCTACGAAACCCACGTGCGGGGTTTTACCAAACGTCATCCGGACGTGCCCGAGGCTTTGCGCGGCACCTTTGCAGGCCTCGGCCAGCAACCCGTGCTGGACTACATTCGCAACCTCGGCGCGACGTCGATCGAATTGATGCCGATCCAGACCTTCGTCAACGATAGTTATCTGCTCGACAAAGGTCTTACCAACTACTGGGGTTACAACACGATCGGTTTTTTCGCGGCCGATCCGCGTTTCTTTGCATCGTCGGCGGATTCGGTGGCCGAGTTCAAGGAAATGGTCGACCGTATTCACAACAACAATCTCGAAGTCATTCTCGACGTGGTCTACAACCACACCGCCGAAGGCAACGAAAATGGCCCGACGATCTCGTTCAAGGGCATCGACAACGCGTCGTACTACCGCTTGATGCCCGACGAGCCGCGCTATTACATCAACGACACCGGCACCGGCAATACGCTGAACCTGTCGCATCCGCGCGTGCTGCAAATGGTGACCGACAGCCTGCGCTACTGGGTGACGGAAATGAAGGTCGACGGTTTCCGCTTCGACCTCGCGACGATTCTCGGCCGCGAAACCCACGGTTTCGACGAAGGCGGCGGCTTTCTCGATAGCTGCCGGCAAGACCCGGTGCTCTCCAGCGTGCGGCTGATCGCCGAGCCGTGGGACTGCGGCCCCGGCGGTTATCAGGTGGGCGGTTTTCCGCCGGGCTGGGCGGAGTGGAACGACCGCTTTCGCGACACCGTGCGCGAATACTGGAAGGGCGACGAAGGCAAGGTCGCCGATCTCGCCACCCGGCTGACGGGTTCGGGCGACAAGTTCAATCATCGCGGACGGCGTCCGTGGGCGAGCGTGAACTTCGTCGCCGCGCACGACGGCTTCACGCTGAACGATCTGGTTTCGTACAACGACAAGCACAACGAGGCCAACGGCGAGGACAACAAAGACGGCCACTCGGACAACAAGTCGTGGAACATGGGTGCGGAAGGTCCGACCGACGACGCCGAGATCCGTCAGCAGCGCGAGCGCCAGAAACGCAATCTGCTGGCTACGTTGCTGCTGTCGCAAGGCACGCCGATGATTCTCGCCGGCGACGAATTCGGCCGCACGCAACAAGGCAACAACAACGCCTATTGCCAGGACAACGAGATCAGTTGGGTCGACTGGGAGGCGATCGACGACGACGGCCGCGCGCTCACCGAGTTCGTCAAGAATCTGACCACCTTGCGGCATCGTTTGCCGGTACTGCGGCGCGGGCGTTTTCTGAGCGGCGAATTCAACGAAGCGCTGGAAGTGACCGACGCGCGCTGGCTGTCGCCCGACGGCACGGATCTGTCGCAGGAACAATGGGACGATCCGTCGATGCGCTGCTTCGGCCTCGTGATCGACGGCCGCGCGCAGGCGAGCGGGATTCGCCGGCCGGCCTCGGATGCGACCTTGATGCTGGTGCTGAACGCGCATCACGATGTCGTCAATTTCACGCTGCCCGACATTCCCGAGGGCGATCAGTGGACCTGTCTGCTGGACACCAATATGCCCGTGCGCGCCGAGTTGCCGCAGTTCAGCGCAGGCGACGCGTACCAGGTGACGGCGCGCTCGCTGCTGCTGTTCGCGCTCGAAGCGCCGAGCCGCGCGACGCAACGCGTGTTCGACCGCCTCGAAGAACAGCTCACCACGGACGAAAGCGAAACACCCAACGCGGCGTCAATGGACCGACGGAGCGCACGACCGTGA
- a CDS encoding PRC-barrel domain-containing protein, which yields MRRLHLKPLVASALLFGTLTGYGNAYAQGAPQAITEKRTDVVQLASGYRASKLNGADVYNRNKDTIGTLDDLIVSPSGDRGTYAILSVGGFLGMGKHLVAVPFNDLQINNRRVVLPDATKKSLEALPEFKYAPD from the coding sequence ATGCGCCGACTTCATCTCAAACCGCTTGTCGCCTCCGCGCTGCTGTTCGGCACGCTGACAGGCTACGGCAATGCCTACGCACAAGGGGCACCCCAGGCGATTACGGAAAAACGCACAGACGTGGTTCAGCTCGCGAGTGGATATCGGGCGTCAAAGTTGAACGGCGCTGACGTCTACAACAGGAATAAAGACACCATCGGCACGCTAGACGACCTGATCGTGTCGCCGAGCGGCGATCGCGGCACCTACGCAATCCTTTCCGTCGGCGGTTTTCTTGGCATGGGCAAGCATCTGGTGGCCGTGCCGTTCAATGATCTGCAGATCAATAACCGGCGGGTTGTGCTGCCGGATGCCACCAAGAAATCGCTTGAGGCGTTGCCGGAGTTTAAGTACGCGCCGGATTGA
- a CDS encoding response regulator: protein MDDNDDVVVWRPIQYAMASHRRVLVVDDYREAAEALQMLLNADGFECRALEDPHAVCDMACEWQPFAVVLDIKMPGLDGLELARRLRAHPATSHMLLVACTAFASRDDRARAKAVGFDAHCAKPLTPERLLRVLESAAALHAAGPP from the coding sequence ATGGACGACAACGACGACGTCGTAGTGTGGCGGCCGATTCAGTACGCCATGGCTTCGCATCGTCGCGTGCTGGTGGTGGACGACTACCGTGAAGCGGCGGAGGCTTTGCAGATGCTGCTGAACGCGGACGGCTTCGAATGCCGCGCGCTGGAAGATCCGCACGCCGTGTGCGACATGGCGTGCGAATGGCAGCCGTTTGCCGTCGTACTGGACATCAAGATGCCGGGGCTGGATGGGCTGGAACTGGCGCGGCGTCTACGCGCGCATCCGGCCACCTCGCATATGTTGCTGGTGGCGTGTACGGCTTTCGCGTCACGCGATGATCGGGCGCGCGCGAAGGCGGTCGGTTTCGATGCGCATTGCGCGAAGCCGTTGACGCCTGAGCGCCTGTTGCGGGTGCTGGAATCGGCGGCCGCGCTGCATGCGGCCGGGCCGCCGTGA
- a CDS encoding ATP-dependent DNA ligase produces the protein MKRFAALYTALDASTSTHDKLDALTAYFSVAAPEDAAWASYFLAGGKPRQSVPTRQLTEIARERAGLPPWLFEESYHAVGDLAETIAHILPPAQRSSELGLTQWIEQRVLPLRGIAPDELRTRLLSYWDELDWSGRFLLTKLIGGGFRVGVARQLVVRALAEVAGVDHKRIAQRMVGWTDSQQKPDAARYLRLIAPQAADEDGDAQHGELRHDSDLGLPYPFFLAHPLQADPATLGAPSLWQIEWKWDGIRAQLVKRDGRVWLWSRGEELITDRFPEVAALGDALPDGYVIDGEILAWQPGASAPLPFARLQPRIARKTLTKKILADSPATLLAYDLLEAQGKDLRTTPLAQRRAQLDALAVSIDGTLARDLLRVSPLIDAPDWQTLATLRDDSRARGVEGLMLKERDSMYGVGRTKASGTWWKWKIDPYAVDAVLVYAQRGHGRRASLYTDFTFAVWDEANGVRTLVPFAKAYSGLTDDEMRQVDAIVRKTTIEKFGPVRSVTPTLVFEIGFEGIQASPRHKSGVAVRFPRMLRWRTDKTIDDADTLAMLKGFIDDRTG, from the coding sequence ATGAAACGCTTCGCCGCCCTCTACACCGCGCTCGACGCGAGCACCTCCACGCACGACAAACTCGACGCGCTGACCGCCTATTTCTCCGTGGCCGCGCCGGAAGACGCCGCGTGGGCATCGTACTTCCTCGCCGGCGGCAAGCCGCGCCAATCGGTGCCCACCCGTCAGTTGACCGAGATTGCGCGCGAACGGGCCGGCCTGCCGCCGTGGCTATTCGAAGAGTCCTATCACGCGGTCGGCGATCTGGCCGAGACCATCGCGCATATCTTGCCGCCCGCGCAACGCAGTTCCGAACTGGGCCTCACGCAGTGGATCGAGCAACGTGTGCTGCCGCTGCGCGGTATCGCGCCCGACGAACTGCGCACGCGTTTGCTCAGCTATTGGGACGAACTCGACTGGAGCGGCCGGTTTCTGCTGACCAAACTGATCGGCGGCGGCTTTCGGGTCGGCGTGGCGCGGCAACTGGTGGTGAGGGCATTAGCGGAAGTCGCGGGCGTCGACCATAAGCGGATCGCGCAACGCATGGTCGGCTGGACCGACTCGCAGCAGAAGCCCGACGCCGCGCGCTATCTGCGTCTGATCGCGCCACAAGCCGCGGACGAAGACGGCGACGCGCAGCACGGCGAGCTTAGGCACGACAGCGATCTCGGCCTGCCGTATCCGTTCTTTCTCGCGCATCCGTTGCAGGCCGATCCGGCGACGCTCGGTGCGCCGTCGCTGTGGCAGATCGAATGGAAGTGGGACGGCATACGCGCCCAGTTGGTCAAACGCGATGGCCGCGTCTGGCTGTGGTCGCGCGGCGAGGAGTTGATCACGGACCGCTTTCCCGAAGTCGCGGCGCTCGGCGACGCGTTGCCGGACGGCTACGTGATCGACGGCGAAATCCTCGCATGGCAGCCGGGCGCGAGTGCGCCTTTGCCGTTCGCGCGGCTGCAACCGCGTATTGCGCGTAAAACGCTGACGAAAAAGATTCTCGCCGATTCGCCCGCCACCTTGCTCGCCTACGACCTGCTCGAAGCGCAAGGCAAGGATCTGCGCACCACGCCGCTCGCGCAACGGCGCGCGCAACTCGATGCGTTGGCCGTGTCGATAGACGGCACGCTGGCGCGCGATCTGCTGCGCGTCTCGCCCTTGATCGATGCGCCGGACTGGCAGACGCTCGCCACACTGCGCGACGACAGCCGCGCGCGTGGCGTGGAAGGTCTGATGCTGAAAGAGCGCGACTCGATGTACGGCGTAGGCCGCACCAAAGCATCAGGCACCTGGTGGAAGTGGAAAATCGATCCGTACGCGGTAGACGCCGTGCTGGTCTACGCGCAACGCGGTCACGGCCGCCGCGCGAGTCTCTACACGGACTTCACGTTCGCGGTCTGGGACGAAGCGAACGGCGTGCGCACGCTCGTGCCGTTCGCAAAGGCCTATTCCGGTCTCACCGACGACGAGATGCGCCAGGTCGACGCGATCGTGCGCAAGACCACGATCGAAAAATTCGGCCCCGTGCGCAGCGTCACGCCCACGCTGGTGTTTGAAATCGGCTTCGAAGGCATTCAGGCGAGCCCGCGCCATAAATCGGGCGTGGCGGTCCGTTTTCCACGCATGCTGCGCTGGCGTACCGACAAAACGATCGACGACGCCGACACGCTCGCTATGCTCAAAGGATTTATCGACGATCGAACGGGATAA